Within Winogradskyella helgolandensis, the genomic segment AAATACAAGTAAGTGAAGCTGAAGCGATTGTTTCACTTAACATTTCTTTATTTCAAATAGCATCTCTAGAAGGAATTCAGCACTTCACAAATCTTGAAGTACTAGATTGTAATAGAAATAGCTTAACAACTTTAGAGCCTTTAAGCGGTTTAAGTAGTTTATTGAGTCTAAATTGTGGATGGAATCCTTTGGCCTCTTCAGAAAGCATAAGTGCGTTAACAAATCTTAATTGGTTAACATGCGATGAAAGTGATTTAACGGAATTAGATTTAAGTTCATTTTCTAATCTAACCTTTTTAGATTGCAGTAAAAACAATATTACGTCTCTAAATCTTACAGGCGCAAATTCTATTGAAACGCTTAAGTGTTTTGATAACATGCTTACAAGTTTAGACGTAACTAACCTTACTACATTAAAGTATATTAGCTGCAGCGTAAATCAAATTACCCAATTAGATGTTAGTGCATTAGTAAATTTAGAAGAGTTACAATGCACTAGCAATAACTTAAGCTCTTTAGATGTGAGTGGTTTTGAAAACTTAACCCATCTAATATGTCGATACAACTCGCTAAGCGATCTTAATATCTCTAATGCTACAAATCTCACCTTTCTTGATGTAAGATATAACGAGCTATCCTCGCTGGATCTAAGTGGATTTGAAAACCTTGATAGCGTAAGAATTAATGATAATAACTTAGTATCATTAGATGTTTCTGAATCATCTATAGAATCTCTTTACTGCCAAAACAATCAATTGAGCACTTTAGATATTACACTTGCTCCTAACATAAGAATACTAGATTGTAGCTCAAATAATTTAGCATCTCTATTTGTGAAAAATGGTATTGACCAAGTATCTTTAGGTATTTCTGGGAACCCAAATCTAGAGTTCATTTGTGGAGATAACTTTCAACTAGAAGATATTCAAAACAAATTAGATTTGCTAGGTTACAACACTGTTGTAAACTCTTATTGTTCCTTTAATCCTGGAGGCACTTATTTTACTATTAGCGGCAATAATATTTTAGATTTAGACGCTAATGGTTGTGATGTCAGCGATATGCCTTTTCCTAATTTAAAATTCTCAATAGATAATGGAACAAGCATGTACCAACAAATAGCCAATGATTCTGGTAACTATGAATTAAATGTTGAAGAAGGCTCATATACTATAACTCCAATATTAGAAAATCCAGACTATTTTTCCATTTCACCAACAAGCATATCTGTAGATTTTACTTCTGAAACAAGCCCAATTATTCAAGATTTTTGCCTTATACCAAACGGAACATATTCAGATCTTGAAATCACACTTATACCTTTGAACAATGCAGTTTCAGGCTTTGATGCTGACTACAAGTTAATATACAAAAACA encodes:
- a CDS encoding DUF7619 domain-containing protein; this translates as MKLFYLLLIAILSIQTTQSQIIDIPDANFKDALLNQPVVDQNVNGDFGSYADTNFDGEIQVSEAEAIVSLNISLFQIASLEGIQHFTNLEVLDCNRNSLTTLEPLSGLSSLLSLNCGWNPLASSESISALTNLNWLTCDESDLTELDLSSFSNLTFLDCSKNNITSLNLTGANSIETLKCFDNMLTSLDVTNLTTLKYISCSVNQITQLDVSALVNLEELQCTSNNLSSLDVSGFENLTHLICRYNSLSDLNISNATNLTFLDVRYNELSSLDLSGFENLDSVRINDNNLVSLDVSESSIESLYCQNNQLSTLDITLAPNIRILDCSSNNLASLFVKNGIDQVSLGISGNPNLEFICGDNFQLEDIQNKLDLLGYNTVVNSYCSFNPGGTYFTISGNNILDLDANGCDVSDMPFPNLKFSIDNGTSMYQQIANDSGNYELNVEEGSYTITPILENPDYFSISPTSISVDFTSETSPIIQDFCLIPNGTYSDLEITLIPLNNAVSGFDADYKLIYKNKGTTILSDVIDLTFEDDVLNLTSADPLPDVQIENTLNWNFTNLLPLEERTIFFTMHLNNPMESPALNAGDILNFVGVINPVNGDQTPNDNVTTLNQTIFNSFDPNDKTCLEGSIITPDLIGDYVHYLIRFENIGTINATNVVVKDIIDTTKFNLESLFLIDASHEFDIRIENNSIEFIFENINLPFDDANNDGYVAFKLKTLDTLVEGDMFENDAEIFFDYNYPIDTNIAQTSIEQSLSLVDHQTVNLEIYPNPVKNILTIKAKYPIQSITIYDISGRLIDTVLALNESLFEYDSSELSRGAYVAKIKMDNGIYVKKIVKE